The Psilocybe cubensis strain MGC-MH-2018 chromosome 7, whole genome shotgun sequence genome has a window encoding:
- a CDS encoding histone H3, with protein MARTKQTARKSTGGKAPRKQLAAKSSARKTAAAAGGVKKPHRFRPGTVALREIRRYQKSTELLIRKLPFQRLVREIAQDFKTDLRFQSSAVMALQEAAEAYLVSLFEDTNLAAIHAKRVTIQPKDLALARRLRGERS; from the exons atggcCCGCACCAAGCAAACTGCCCGCAAATCCACTGGTGGCAAAGCCCCTCGCAAACAACTCGCGGCCAAGTCCTCTGCGCGCAAGACAGCT GCCGCTGCTGGTGGTGTCAAGAAGCCCCATCGCTTCAGGCCCGGAACTGTCGCTCTCCGTGAAATCCGCCGTTACCAAAAGTCCACCGAGCTGCTCATCCGCAAGCTCCCCTTCCAGCGTCTCGTCCGTGAAATCGCTCAGGATTTCAAG ACTGATCTCCGCTTCCAATCGTCCGCTGTCATGGCCCTCCAGGAAGCTGCTGAGGCGTACCTCGTCTCCCTCTTCGAAGACACAAACTTGGCGGCTATCCACGCCAAGCGTGTAACCATCCAACCCAAAGATCTCGCTTTGGCCCGCAGACTGAGAGGAGAGCGGTCATAG